The Pseudofrankia sp. DC12 region TCGGCCGGATCGCCGCCGACCTCCCCGTCCGGGCCGTCCTGGCCGTCCACGTCGTCGGCGACCCCCAGGACCTCCGCCCCGCCCTCGACTCCGCCGACACCGTGATCTCCCCGTCGGCCACCGTCCTGCACGAGGCGAACGCCCAGGGCTATCGGACGGACAGCTGGCGCGTCGTCCCCAACCCGCTGCTCATCGATCCCGACGACGTCCCCCGACCCGATGCCGCTGAGCGCGAACAGCTCCGCCGACGCGGGCCCGTCCGAGTCGCGGCCCGACTCGGACGCGAGAAGGGCGTCCTCGAACTCCTCGCCGCCCGACCCTCAGGCCCACGAACCCGCCCCGTCGAGGTCACGCTCGCCAGGGCCGGCTTCGAGGAACACCCCGGCGGCCAGACGACGCTGCTCGCCGCCTGCCAGACCGCCGCCACCGCAGCCGGCGCGACGTTGCATCCACCGCTGCGCTGGGCGCAGGTGCCCGCCTGGCTGGCCCGCGCCGCAGTGACCATCGTGCCGTCGCTGCGCGAGACCTTCGGCCTCGTCGCCGCCGAGTCCCTGTCCGCCGGCACACCCGTCATCGCCTACTCCGTCGGGAACCTGCCCGACCTCATCGGCGACGCCGGCATCCTCGTCCCACCCGACCGCGGCCCCGCCGGGCTTTGGGAGGCCGTGAAGACGCTACTCACTGATCCGCTACGCTACAGCGCAACGTGTGGTGCTGCGTACTACCGGTCACGGGACTATCGGCCCACCACTGTCGCTGACGCATTCCTGAAAGCGGTGTGGTGAACGATGTCCCTGGTACCTCTCCTGCTCGTTGACGGGCACAACCTGCTTTACCGCGCCTGCTTCGCCACGCCCGCGCAGATCTACTCCCGGGATCCGGCTCGGCGTGACATCACGACCCAGTTCATGTTCTTCGCGCTGCTACGCAAGGCGATCACCGCCGAGCTCGCCGGCTGGCCTGAGGTCCTTGTCGTCTTCGACGGTGAGCACGGCGCCGCCGGCCGCCAGGCCGCAGATCCTGCCTACAAAGCCAACCGGCCTACTAACGAGGAGGCCCGCCGGCCGCTCGAAGCGCTGGCCGACATTAAGACCGGCCTCGACCTGCTCGCCGTCGCCTGGCTCGAATGCGAGGACGCCGAGGCGGACGACGCCATCGCCACCCTCGCCCACGCGGCCCGACCCGCCCGCGAGGTGCTGATCCTCTCGACCGACCAGGACTACTTCCAGCTCCTCACCGGGCCGGACGGGCTCGGCCAGGCGGTCCGCGTCCTCAACACCGCCCGCCACCCCGGCAACCGCCTCCTCGGACCAGCCGACGTCCGCGCACGCTATGGCGTCGAACCCGCCCAGTTCCCCGACCTGCGCGCGCTCGCCGGTGACCCCGCCGACAACATCCCAGGCATCCGCGGCATCGGGCCGAAGACCGCCGCCGCGCTCCTCGCCGACGGCCTCAGTCTCGACGACCTCCCAGCCTCCGGCCGCCTGACCGGCACCCGAGGCGCCGCGATCCACACCGCATGGCCGCAGATCCTCGCCTGGCGCGACATGATCCGCCTGCGCCGTGACCTCCCAGTACCGCACGAGCCCGCTGGCACTCCGACCGCCGCGTTCCCGATCCCAGGCGAGATCATCACCAAACTCGGGCTCTGGTGGGCCGACGGCGCCCCCACGGCGCCATGACCGGGCCCGGAGCTTCTCGACGCTCCGCGCTGCTCGCGGTGATGGCCCACCCCGACGACGCGGAGCTGTGGGCCGGCGGCACCCTCGCGCTTCACGCCCAGTCCGCCCACGTCACCATCGCGATCCCGCCGTCAGACCCCGCCCGCCTCGCTGAGGCCGCTGCTGGCGCCGACATCCTCGGCGCGCACCTCCAGCTCCTCGACGATCCCGTGACGCCCCAGGCGCTGAGCGCTGTGCTGACGGAGCTACGTCCGGACGTGGTCATCACCCATCCGTTCGCCGATGTCCACCCGGACCACCGGGGCCTCGCGGCGTCCGTCCTCGCGGCCCTCCCCGACGCGGTCATCGCCACCGGCTTCCCGCGGCGGCTCTATACCTGCGACACGTACAACTCGCTGACCCTGGACGGCCCACTCGCCGCCACTGCGATCATCGATATCACCCAGACCTACTCGACGAAGATGCGCGCCCTCGCCGCACACAGCACCACACAGCCCATCACCGATCACTTCGGTCCCATGGCCGAAAACCTTGCCCGCCTCTGGGGAGCCCGCTGTGGCACCCACTACGCCGAACCCTTCACGGCCGTCCCGATCCTGGGACGCCTTCCCAGCGCATCTCATCTCTGAAATGCCAGCAGGACCCTCTCAACGTCCTGTATTCCGGGTCCGTGGAGCAAGGAGGAAACACAGTTCCGTCATCCCTGGTCGACAGCGGATCGAGCCAAGCGGATCTTCGTCGCCATGATGTGAAGCGGGATTCCCGCCCAGTGTGCTTCGGACCGCGCGGCGGTCATCGTTTGACGTCGCTGAGACGTTCAGCGCCGGAAGGCCAGATGATCTCCACCCGCAGGCTCCTGGACCTGGCGGACTCGACCACCGCCGCCGTACCACCTCGGTCGACCGGTGACCGGCCGTCCCAGACGGCCATGAGGAGGTCGACGGAGCCCAGGAGCGCCTCGTTCGCAGCCTCGTAGGCTGCACGGTTGGACTCCTCGAAGGGCATAACTCGCACGTGCGCGGCGCGACTAATGAGCGCGTCGAACAGCTCGGCGTGGTCTGGTTTGACCTTCCGCGCTCGGTAGTCGGAGGCCGGCAGGATGACTTCCAACTCGCCGCCAAGACTGAGCGCAACATCGGCGAAGATGCTGTCCGCTCCGGCCGCGATGCAACTGACTCCCGTGAGTCCCTTCTGCGCCTGCGGGGTGAGAGCTTCGGTGAGGGCAGCGCGGACAAGTTCTGCGCTGGCGGGTGTGAGATCCATATGACCGGTTATGCCGACGCGGACCACGAATCCGGCCTCCTCTTCGATCTGTCGCGACGGGTCAGGCGGCCGGCGCCGCGCGCAGGATGGGTTCTATTCGGCTGCGCAGCGCGGCGATCGTGCCCGTCGCTGTCGTACTTCCGGCGTGGCGGTAGAACTCGGCAAGCTTGACCCGCACCCGGGTCGACTGCGTCTGTTCCACCGTGTTCACGGCTTCATGACCGAGCCGGGCCGCTTCGTCGTACTCGCCCTGGATCAGGCGGACCTCAGCGAACCCGAGTTGGTCGAGCGCCGCGCTCCGCAGGCTGTGGCGATCTCGCAGCGCTACGGCCTGGCCCAGCCAGGTCGCCGCTTCGTCGGCATGCTCGGGTGCCTGGTAGGCGATCTCAAGGAGCCGTCCTCCGGTGACGCCGGCGAGTTCAGCCTGATCGAAGTAGGAGATCCAGTACGGTTCGACGGTCGGATCGGCGTCCCGCAAGCGATCCTCCGCGTAACCAGTCGCCCGGCGGAACGCACCGAGCCGGCCCTGCTTCGCATACGCCCACGCCTCCCGCGTGTGCAACATCCCGAGGACAGCAGGGGTCAGACGCCGGCCGGTGCCGTCCTGCGCGAGGCGAACCAGTTCAAGTCCTTCAGAGACACGGCCGAGGTAGTACTGCTGGCGCGCCATCCCGGCGAGGATGTTCGCGCAGAACGCGGGATCGTCAGCGGCCTTGGCCGCGCGCAGCGCGAGCAGGTAGTACCGCTGCGCGACCCCGCCTTGGCCCGAGTCCCAGGACATCGTCGCCGCGGTCGCGGCGAGCTGTGCCATCGCGCCGTGCAGGCGCCGCGTCAGCTCAGCAGGGTGGGAGAAGTCGCGCAGCTCGTCGGCGACCTCCGTCAGTTGGCCGATGACCGCCTTACGACGAAGACCGCCGCCGAACTGGTTGTCCCACGAACGGAACAGCCGCGCCCCCTGCTCAATCTGCTCGATCTCCTGATACCCAATGCCGGCGGTACGTCGCGGCGTCAACGACGGCTCGGCGGCGAACAGCCAACCCTCAGCTCGTTCGAGCAACGCCGCACCGAAGAGGATGGCGACAAGGGAACGTGCTGCTTCACGACGGTCATAGGCAAGATCCTCCTTCGTGAAACGGCTGATCAGTTCTGCGGTCGAGGTCCCACGCACGATCAGGAGATCTGCCTCGGTCTCGCCGGAGCCGACCGCCGATACCTCACGCAGCGCAGACAGCGTGCGAGC contains the following coding sequences:
- a CDS encoding glycosyltransferase family 4 protein, which codes for MTPGGPRPTSGTVLFVLASYRRDAPAGIERAIAGLTTGLNATGHRSLIATAAPHPPDDPDVVPLQLPVSFPCDDDALRACIENNRPALAAQLGALAARTRADVIVYADALWGLGRIAADLPVRAVLAVHVVGDPQDLRPALDSADTVISPSATVLHEANAQGYRTDSWRVVPNPLLIDPDDVPRPDAAEREQLRRRGPVRVAARLGREKGVLELLAARPSGPRTRPVEVTLARAGFEEHPGGQTTLLAACQTAATAAGATLHPPLRWAQVPAWLARAAVTIVPSLRETFGLVAAESLSAGTPVIAYSVGNLPDLIGDAGILVPPDRGPAGLWEAVKTLLTDPLRYSATCGAAYYRSRDYRPTTVADAFLKAVW
- a CDS encoding 5'-3' exonuclease H3TH domain-containing protein → MSLVPLLLVDGHNLLYRACFATPAQIYSRDPARRDITTQFMFFALLRKAITAELAGWPEVLVVFDGEHGAAGRQAADPAYKANRPTNEEARRPLEALADIKTGLDLLAVAWLECEDAEADDAIATLAHAARPAREVLILSTDQDYFQLLTGPDGLGQAVRVLNTARHPGNRLLGPADVRARYGVEPAQFPDLRALAGDPADNIPGIRGIGPKTAAALLADGLSLDDLPASGRLTGTRGAAIHTAWPQILAWRDMIRLRRDLPVPHEPAGTPTAAFPIPGEIITKLGLWWADGAPTAP
- a CDS encoding PIG-L family deacetylase, coding for MTGPGASRRSALLAVMAHPDDAELWAGGTLALHAQSAHVTIAIPPSDPARLAEAAAGADILGAHLQLLDDPVTPQALSAVLTELRPDVVITHPFADVHPDHRGLAASVLAALPDAVIATGFPRRLYTCDTYNSLTLDGPLAATAIIDITQTYSTKMRALAAHSTTQPITDHFGPMAENLARLWGARCGTHYAEPFTAVPILGRLPSASHL
- a CDS encoding helix-turn-helix transcriptional regulator, whose amino-acid sequence is MISGDDLRTARLSCGLSLGQLGRLIGRDKGHLSRVETGHGRQVTPALLHAYEQALGVKIVAASSEDPAPSDETAEARTLSALREVSAVGSGETEADLLIVRGTSTAELISRFTKEDLAYDRREAARSLVAILFGAALLERAEGWLFAAEPSLTPRRTAGIGYQEIEQIEQGARLFRSWDNQFGGGLRRKAVIGQLTEVADELRDFSHPAELTRRLHGAMAQLAATAATMSWDSGQGGVAQRYYLLALRAAKAADDPAFCANILAGMARQQYYLGRVSEGLELVRLAQDGTGRRLTPAVLGMLHTREAWAYAKQGRLGAFRRATGYAEDRLRDADPTVEPYWISYFDQAELAGVTGGRLLEIAYQAPEHADEAATWLGQAVALRDRHSLRSAALDQLGFAEVRLIQGEYDEAARLGHEAVNTVEQTQSTRVRVKLAEFYRHAGSTTATGTIAALRSRIEPILRAAPAA